From Staphylococcus sp. IVB6214:
GGTTGTGTGGTGGATTGGATCGCGGCAATGACTTTGACGACTTGATACCATACATGAACAACGTTCGTGTCATGGTTGCATTCGGTGAAACACAAGATAAATTTGTGAAGTTAGGTGAGAGTCAAGGTAAACTTGTCATTCGAGCAATTGATGTCGTCGATGCTGTCGAGAAGATTCAAGATGTCATCGAACCGAATGATGTTGTGCTACTATCTCCTGCGTGTGCAAGCTGGGATCAATATGATACATTTGAGCAACGTGGTGACATGTTTACGGCTGCATTCCGCAGTCATTTGCCATCACATTAAGGATGTGGATGAAATGACTGAAAAAATCCCAAAAGTTGATCAAACGTTTCTTAAAGAAAAGCGCCTTCGTCAATTGAAAAAGCGCCGTCGCATTCAATTAGGTGTCGTGTTAGGCTTGATTTTAATTGTCATTATTATTTTAGCCTATATGTATACGCCGATAAGTCTCGTTAAACAGGTGAATGTACACGGCAATCATTATGTTGCAACAGAGCGAATTAAAAAAGACTTAAAGCTTAACAAAGAGACGAGAGTTTATTCGTACGATAGCGGACAAGCTGAAACACGTATTGAAAAACATCCACTCATCAAGGAAGCAAACATTCGGAAAGGATTATTTGATTCGTTAGATATTCAAATTACAGAACATACCATTGTCGGTATTGTTAATGTAAAAGGCAAAGATGTGCCTGTTGTTGAAAATGGACGGATATTGAAGTCTTATAACGAAGCAATTCCGAATGAAGCACCATATCTTCAGGGCTTCAAAGGTACAGAAAAACAAAAACTTGTTGAAGCACTTGAAAAAATGGATCGTACAACACGTGCGCAAATCTCAGAAATTGTTTATGAGCCAAAGAAGAATCAGCCACACTTAATTCGTTTGTATATGCGTGATGGCATTGAAGTGCTCGGTAATACGAAAACAATCGCACAAAAGTTAAAGTATTATCCGAGCATGTCTCAAGCGTTAGATAAGTATGATTCAGGACAGTTAAAACGATCAGGCTATATTGATTTATCAGTAGGTGCCACATTTATCCCATATGACAACGATGAGAAGGATAATGATGATTCAGCAAGTTCACAACAAGTAGTGAACAAAACGCAATTAGAAGATGAAGCGAAAAATGAACTGCAAAAAGCTTTGAATAAGATTAAAGAGCGCGATGAAGATGCGCAATAAGGTCGGGTGTATCACCACTCGATTTGGACGATAGTTGATGAAGTTCAACAATGCAATCTTTCATCTCATTCTGATGATGAGTGTACATATCATTTTATTGTCGCTTATTGCCGGAAAAAAGTTAGATTTTCAATAGGTTTATAGTTCACATTAGTAGAGTGTTATTGTAAACTTATAATAGTGTAAATATGTAAACAACTGTCAGGAGGTGCCTATCTATGGAAGAGCATTATTATGTGAGTGTAGATATCGGCTCATCAAGCGTGAAAGTAATCGTTGGTGAAAAATTTCATAACGGAATTAACGTGATAGGTACAGGGCAAACCTATACGAATGGAATAAAAAATGGCTTGATCGATGATTTTGATATTGCGAAACAAGCGATTAAAGACACAATTAAAAAAGCATCTATTGCTTCAGGCATAGATATTAAAGAAGTATTTTTGAAGTTACCAATTGTAAGAACAGAAGTATACGATGAAACACACACAATGGAATTTCATCAAGATACGGAAATCGAAGGAACACATATTGAAACACTTCTAGAAGCTATTCGCAATAAGAACGATGTTGAAGACACAGAAGTCGTTAACGTATATCCACTTCGCTTTGTAGTTGACGAAACAAATGAAGTGTCAGATCCAAAAGAACTTGTTGCCCGTCATTCTTTACAAGTCGATGCAGGTGTGATCGCCATCAACAAATCTGATCTTATCAACATGATTAAATGTGTTGAGTCAAGTGGCGTAGATGTGTTTGATGTCTATTCTGACGCCTACAATTATCGCTCAATTTTGACACCGACAGAAAGAGAACTCGGTGCATGTGTGATTGATATTGGTGAAGATTTAACACAAATCTCTTACTACGAGCGTGGTGAATTGTTAGATGCAGACGTTGTATTGATGGCAGGACGTCACATTACAGATGACATTGCGCAATTCCTAAATACGACGCACGATTCAGCTGAAAAGATTAAGCAACAATATGGACATGCATTTTACGATTCAGCATCCGACCAAGATGTGTTTACTGTTGAACCGCTCGATTCGGATGAAGTCGCACAGTATACACAGAAAGAGTTAAGTGATGTGATCGAAGCACGTGTTGAAGACATCTTCTTCGCCGTATTCGATATTTTAGAAGCGCTCGACTTGAAGAAGGTTAACGGCGGATTTGTCGTTACAGGTGGCTCAGCCAACTTATTAGGTGTGAAGGAACTTTTACAAGATATGGTAAGTGAGAAGGTACGTATTCATACACCATCTCAAATGGGTGTACGTAAACCAGAATTTTCTTCAGCGATTTCAACAATTTCTAGCAGTATTGCTTTTGACGAGTTATTAGATTATGTTACAATTAGTAATCATGATAACGAGGAAATCGAAGAAGAAGTTATTGAAAATGACGTAAAATCTCACGAAGCAAAACCAAATGGATTTGAATCATTCTTTAAAAGAAAACCGAAAAAGCAAGCATCATCAGATCTAGCTGAAGATGATACAAGTGCTGATACACATGTAGAACATACAGACGCTGAAAACGGTGAACCGAAGCAAGAAGAAAGTAAATTCAAAAAAATTATGAAATCTCTGTTTGATTGATTGGCTACAAAGATTAGGAGGAAAATTAAATGTTAGAATTTGAACAAGGGTTTAATCATTTAGCGACACTTAAAGTTATTGGTGTCGGTGGTGGCGGTAACAACGCTGTAAACCGTATGATCGATCACGGTATGAACAATGTTGAATTTATCGCAATTAATACAGACGGCCAAGCTTTGAACTTATCTAGAGCTGAGTCGAAAATTCAAATCGGTGAAAAATTAACACGTGGATTAGGTGCAGGTGCTAACCCTGAAATCGGTAAAAAAGCTGCAGAAGAATCACGTGAACAAATTGAAGATGCCATTCAAGGTGCTGATATGGTATTCGTTACAGCTGGTATGGGTGGCGGTACTGGTACTGGTGCAGCACCAGTTGTAGCCAAAATCGCAAAAGAAATGGGCGCATTAACAGTAGGTGTTGTGACACGTCCATTCAGCTTTGAAGGTCGTAAACGTCAAACACAAGCAGCTGCAGGTGTAGAATCTATGAAAGCTGCTGTGGATACATTAATCGTAATCCCTAATGACCGTTTATTAGACATCGTTGATAAGTCAACACCAATGATGGAAGCGTTCAAAGAAGCAGACAATGTATTGCGTCAAGGTGTACAAGGTATCTCTGACTTAATCGCTGTATCAGGTGAAGTAAACTTAGACTTTGCAGACGTTAAGACAATCATGTCTAACCAAGGTTCAGCATTAATGGGTATCGGTGTATCTTCTGGTGAAAACCGTGCTGTTGAAGCAGCGAAGAAAGCCATTTCATCACCATTGCTTGAAACATCTATCGTAGGTGCACAAGGTGTGCTGATGAACATTACAGGTGGCGAATCATTGTCATTATTCGAAGCACAAGAAGCGGCTGATATCGTACAAGATGCAGCTGATGAAGATGTGAACATGATCTTCGGTACTGTAATTAACCCAGAGCTACAAGATGAGATTGTTGTGACTGTTATTGCGACTGGTTTTGAAGATAAACCATCTTCACAAGCACGCAAACAAGGTCATTCTGGTTTCGGAGCGAGTGCGACACAAACTCCAGCTAAAGAATCTAACTTTGGTGGTTCAACATCAGTTCAAGATAAAGAAGCTGACACAACACGTTCACACAGCACTGCTGAAGATGATATTCCAAGCTTCATCCGTAACAGAGAAGAACGACGCTCAAGAAGAACACGTCGCTAATCTTTAACGTCAATATAAATATGAGATTGCGAAGAATATTCTTTGGCAATCGATACAGAATTTACGTACGAAAGTGCTAGGGCAAATGTCATTACTTCATTGTCCTAGCATTTCGTTTTTCACGACATCAATGATCAGAAGGGAGTGATATGTATGGAAGCATTTGTTCAACGTGGACATTACTTATCTTATGAACCGGCACTTACACAAGGCATCACGCTTGGGTTTACGACACGTCATGGTGGCGTTAGTCCATATCCAAAAGATGCGTTTAATATGGCACGTTATATAGACGATGCACCAGAGAATATTACACACCATCAAAATGTTTTGGCTGAAGAGATAGGTATTTCTCGTCAACAGTGGGTCTTTCCAATTCAAACACACGGTCATACAGTTGTTGAAATTACAGCGGCTGACCAAGGTAAAAATATTCATGAATTGTCAGATGATGTACTGTATGGTGTCGATGGTATGTATACCTTTGATACAGATACAGTATTAACAATGTGCTATGCCGATTGTGTTCCTATTTACTTTTACAGTCCCAAACATCATTTTATCGGACTTGTGCATGCAGGTTGGCGTGGTACAGTTCAGCAAATTGTTTATGAATTGATAAAACAGTTTTCATATGATGCGAGAGACTTACATGTTGTCATTGGACCAGCTACATCAAATTCTTATGAGATTAATGATGATATCCTGTCAAAGTTCAAACAACTTCCAATAGATGTCACACCGATGATCGATACACGTGATGACGATAGACATGGGATTGACTTGAAGCATATTAACAAACAACTGTGTATGTATTATGGGGTATCTGAATCCAATATTTATTGTACAGAGCATGCGACATCAGAGGAGTTAGATCGGTTTTTCTCATATCGTATTGAAAAAGGAAATACCGGACGCATGCTTGCCTTCATATCACAATCTAGCGAAGGGGCGATGAATCAAAATGTCAGTTAAAGAGAACTTTAATGAAATTGAAAACACATTGAAACAACATATTTCACATGATGGTGACGGCACATTGCCAAACGTGATTGCCGTTACAAAATATGTTACAATAGAGCGAGCTCAAGAAGCTTATGATGCAGGGCTACGTCACTTTGGTGAGAATCGTCTGGAAGGTTTTTTAGAGAAAAAGGCGGCATTACCAGATGATGTAACGATGCATTTTATCGGTTCATTACAATCACGAAAAGTAAAAGATGTCATCAATGAGATCGATTACTTACATGCGTTAGACCGAAAAAGTTTAGCGAAAGAAATCAATAAACGCGCGGAACATGAAATTAAATGCTTTGTACAAGTTAACGTATCAGGTGAGGCATCAAAACACGGTGTCAGCCTCGACGAAGTCTTGCCGTTTATTGAGATGCTGGAGACGTATGAACACATCCGTGTTGTAGGGTTAATGACGATGGCACCTTATACGGATGATGAAGCATATTTGAAGTCAATATTTAAACAACTTAAACATAAACGTGATGAGATCCAAGCACAACATTTATCTCATGCCCCATGTACAGAACTGTCTATGGGAATGAGTAATGATTATGCTCTTGCAACAGAAGAAGGCGCAACATTTGTTAGGATCGGCACGCGTCTAGTAGGAAAAGAGGAGTGAACTCATGGCAATTAAAGATTTGTTCAACGGTTTTTTTACAATTGAAGAAGAAGAGGATACGTTTGTAGAAGAACAAGAAGCACGTCAACAACAGCGTAAAGCGTCTGAGACGGCACAAGCGTCGAAGCCAGCACATGAACGTCCACGTGCGATTCAATCAGTGCCTAAAAAGCAACCAACACGTATCAAAACACCGAAGAACGAACGTTTACATCAAGTGCCGCAGCAATCGAATAATCAAGGACAGGGGAACGTGGTAAGTATGAATCAGTCTCAAGAAGTGGAACAAAATGGTAGCTCGAAAATGTGCTTGTTTGAGCCACGTGTGTTTTCTGACACGCAAGACATTGCAGACGAACTTAAAAATCGTCGTGCCACTTTAGTAAACTTGCAACGTATTGATCAAGTGTCTGCGAAGCGTATTATCGACTTCCTTAGCGGGACTGTTTATGCGATTGGTGGCGATATTCAACGCGTAGGTGCGGATATTTTCTTATGTACACCTGACAATGTAGAAGTTGCTGGTAGTATTACGGATCAAATCGAATCAATGGAGACGCAATACGAATAAGGAGATAAACATGAGTGTAGAATTATTACAAACGATCGTACAATTCATTCTATTTGTTGTACGTATATACTCAATCGGGATGATTATTTATATTTTCATGTCATGGATACCTGGTGCAAGGGAAAGTATTGTCGGACAATATATGGCAAAATTATATGAGCCATACTTAGGAATCTTCCGTCGTTTTATTCCGCCATTAGGAGGCATGCTTGATCTATCACCGGTTGTCGCTTTTATCGTCTTGAATTTATTTTCTCGCGGTATCATTGCGATATATTATTTTATTATCAATCAATTTTATTAATATAACAGTAATGTTATATTAAGATGAATATTTGTCTAAATATTTTCGTAAAGTTGCTTAAACGATTGATCCCGTACTAGGACACTTTGTCTTATTACGGGATTTTTCACATAACGTATGACGATAACATCATGTTGAATAAGGAGTGTCTAAAATCGATATATATCAACATTTTAGGGTGGAAGAACGTCCGATTATTGATAATTTGTTAGATAAAGTACGTACTGCATCACAACAATATGCCCCTGTTCTAACATATTTTTTAGATCCAAGAAGTCAATATATTTTAGAAGTGATTGTGGGGAGTTTTCCAGAGATGAATGTTCACTTCAATGGAGGACAAAATGCAGAACGTTGTCGTGCAGTTATTGCGCCTGACTACTATGTTCCACAAGAAGCGGATTTTGAACTGACAGTGATTGAAGTAGATTATCCTGAAAAGTTTGTGACACTCGAACACCGTCATATATTAGGGACAATCATGTCACTTGGAATTGAGCGAGAACAAGTAGGAGATATTATTGTAGGAGATCGAATTCAGTTTGTTTTGACAAATCAGCTAGAATCTTATATTATGATGGAATTAAGAAAGATTAAAGGGGCAACAGTTAAACTTCATATCGTTTCCTTGCAAGATATGGTACAATCTAAAGCATACTGGCAAACAGTAGATGCGACTGTAAGCGCACTGCGTCTTGATGTTGTATTGAAAGAAATGATACATAAATCTCGGTCGATTGCAAAAGAACTGATACAGCGTAAACGTGTAAAAGTGAACCACACTGTGATTGAAGCAGTTGATTATCAATTGGAACAAGGTGACTTATTATCCATACAAGGTTTTGGGAGAGCACGTATTACCGCAGTTGGTGATCGTACAAAAAAAGATAAATTGAGAATAACCTATCAAACATTATTTAAATAGTGTATGATGGAGGAGGACACTTATCATGGCTTATACACCAAGTGAAATTAAAAATAAATCATTCACACGAATTAAAAATGGTTTTGAACCGACAGAAGTCGAATCATATTTGAGTGAATTATCTCGTGAAATTGAACGCTTAAAAGAAGACAAAAAGCAATTGGAGCAGTTTTTAGCTGAGCGTGATTCACACATTCAATCATTCAAAGAAGTTGAAAAGTCAGTCGGGGAAGCACTTGTGAGTGCACAGCGTGCTGCAGATGAAACAAAAGCCGCTGCACAAAAAGAACAAGAAGCAATCATTGCCAAAGCACAAGCTGAGGGTGACCGTATTGTGAATGATAGCCTTGAAAAGGCACGTCGTATTTCATTCCAAACAGAAGATATGAAGCGTCAATCAAAAGTCTTTCGTTCACGATTCAAGATGCTTGTTGAAGCGCAGTTAGATTTGTTAAAAAATGATGATTGGGATTACTTACTCAATTATGATTTGGATGCACAACAAGTCACTGAGGAAAACTTTGCACATTTAAGTGAACAAGATATTACGGAAGCTGACAAAGAAAAAAGTTCAGAATCCAAAGAACAAAAAGAACAAAAAGAACAAAAAGAGACAGACAAGCAAGAGAAATAAGTCATGATGACAGCGAGCTAGGGTTGGTGGGAGCCTAGTAGAGGACCTTTTCTTGTATCACTGGCTTTTAAGATGAATATATATTTACGAGAGAACTCTAAGCTGAGTTAATCAGGGTGGTACCGCGGTATAGCCGTCCCTGTTATTGAGCTTAGAGTTCTTTCTAGTTAAAGGAGTGTATAGAATATGGAGTACAAGGATACATTATTAATGCCAAAAACAAAATTTCCAATGCGTGGGGGATTACCGAACAAAGAACCTCAAATTCAGGAAAAGTGGCGTGAGCAAGATTTATACAACAAGCTTTTAGCAAAAAATGAAGGGAAACCACACTTCATTTTGCATGATGGCCCACCTTATGCGAATGGTAACTTACATATGGGACATGCGCTAAACAAAATTTTAAAAGACTTTATCGTACGTTATAAAACGATGCAAGGTTTTTACACACCGTATGTACCAGGTTGGGATACACATGGCTTACCGATTGAACAAGCATTGACGAAAAAGGGCGTCAAGCGTAAAGAAATGTCAACAGCTGAGTTCCGTAAAATGTGTGAAGCTTTTGCGATGGAACAAATCGAAAATCAAAAAGCAGACTTCCGACGTTTAGGTGTAAATGGAGACTTTGATAATCCATACATCACGTTGAAACCAGAATATGAAGCCGCACAAATCCGTGTGTTTGGTGAGATGGCTGATCGTGGCTTAATCTACAAAGGTAAAAAGCCTGTTTACTGGTCACCATCAAGTGAATCATCACTTGCAGAAGCGGAAATCGAATACCACGATAAACAATCAGCGTCTATTTACGTTGCATTCGATATCAAAGATGCAAAAGGCGTTGTAGATGAAGATGCGAAGTTCATTATTTGGACAACAACACCATGGACATTACCAGCAAACGTTGCTATCAGTGTGCATCCAGAGTTAACCTATGTACAAATGAATGTGGAAGGCACAAAATATATTGTTGCTGAAGCATTATTAGATGAAGTTGCAGAACAACTTGGCTGGGATAAGGAAACAATTGTGCGTGAAAAAGAAGTCAAAGGTTCAGAACTTGAATATGTAGAAGCACAACATCCATTCATCGATCGTGTTTCATTAGTGATCAATGGTGAACATGTTACAACAGATGCAGGTACAGGTTGTGTACATACAGCACCTGGACACGGGGAAGATGACTATATCGTGGGTCAAAAATACGACTTAGAAGTGATTAGCCCAGTTGACGCGAAAGGTGTATTCACTGAAGAAGCGGGTCAATTCGAAGGTATGTTCTATGATAAAGCAAACAAAGCAATTACTGAGTTATTAACTGAGAAAGGTTCGTTATTAAAACTAGACTTCATCACGCATAGTTACCCACATGACTGGCGTACGAAAAAACCAGTTATTTTCAGAGCAACACCACAATGGTTTGCTTCAATTTCAAAAGTTCGTCAAGATATCCTTGATGCGATCGATCAAACAAAATTCAAGGTCGATTGGGGTAAAACACGTATCTACAACATGATCCGTGATCGTGGCGAATGGGTAATCTCACGTCAACGTGTTTGGGGTGTACCACTTCCAGTATTCTACGCTGAAAATGGTGACATCATCATGACGAAAGAAACAGTCTATCACGTAGCAGATTTATTTGAAGAACATGGATCAAATATTTGGTTCGAACGTGAAGCAAAAGACTTATTACCAGAAGGATTCACACATCCTGGTAGCCCGAACGGTATCTTCACAAAAGAAGAAGACATCATGGATGTATGGTTCGACTCAGGTTCTTCACATCGTGGTGTATTAGAAACACGACCAGAGTTAAGCTTCCCGGCAGATATGTACCTAGAAGGTAGTGACCAATATCGTGGTTGGTTCAACTCATCAATCACAACTTCTGTTGCGACACGTAACGTTTCACCATACAAAATGTTATTATCACATGGTTTCGTAATGGACGGCGAAGGTAAAAAAATGAGTAAATCACTCGGTAACGTTATCGTTCCGGATACAGTTGTGAAACAGAAAGGTGCAGACATTGCACGTTTATGGGTGAGTTCAGTAGATTACCTTGCTGACGTTCGTATCTCTGAAGAAATCTTAAAGCAAGTTGCAGATGTATACCGTAAAATCCGTAATA
This genomic window contains:
- a CDS encoding FtsQ-type POTRA domain-containing protein, whose amino-acid sequence is MTEKIPKVDQTFLKEKRLRQLKKRRRIQLGVVLGLILIVIIILAYMYTPISLVKQVNVHGNHYVATERIKKDLKLNKETRVYSYDSGQAETRIEKHPLIKEANIRKGLFDSLDIQITEHTIVGIVNVKGKDVPVVENGRILKSYNEAIPNEAPYLQGFKGTEKQKLVEALEKMDRTTRAQISEIVYEPKKNQPHLIRLYMRDGIEVLGNTKTIAQKLKYYPSMSQALDKYDSGQLKRSGYIDLSVGATFIPYDNDEKDNDDSASSQQVVNKTQLEDEAKNELQKALNKIKERDEDAQ
- the ftsA gene encoding cell division protein FtsA, whose protein sequence is MEEHYYVSVDIGSSSVKVIVGEKFHNGINVIGTGQTYTNGIKNGLIDDFDIAKQAIKDTIKKASIASGIDIKEVFLKLPIVRTEVYDETHTMEFHQDTEIEGTHIETLLEAIRNKNDVEDTEVVNVYPLRFVVDETNEVSDPKELVARHSLQVDAGVIAINKSDLINMIKCVESSGVDVFDVYSDAYNYRSILTPTERELGACVIDIGEDLTQISYYERGELLDADVVLMAGRHITDDIAQFLNTTHDSAEKIKQQYGHAFYDSASDQDVFTVEPLDSDEVAQYTQKELSDVIEARVEDIFFAVFDILEALDLKKVNGGFVVTGGSANLLGVKELLQDMVSEKVRIHTPSQMGVRKPEFSSAISTISSSIAFDELLDYVTISNHDNEEIEEEVIENDVKSHEAKPNGFESFFKRKPKKQASSDLAEDDTSADTHVEHTDAENGEPKQEESKFKKIMKSLFD
- the ftsZ gene encoding cell division protein FtsZ, translated to MLEFEQGFNHLATLKVIGVGGGGNNAVNRMIDHGMNNVEFIAINTDGQALNLSRAESKIQIGEKLTRGLGAGANPEIGKKAAEESREQIEDAIQGADMVFVTAGMGGGTGTGAAPVVAKIAKEMGALTVGVVTRPFSFEGRKRQTQAAAGVESMKAAVDTLIVIPNDRLLDIVDKSTPMMEAFKEADNVLRQGVQGISDLIAVSGEVNLDFADVKTIMSNQGSALMGIGVSSGENRAVEAAKKAISSPLLETSIVGAQGVLMNITGGESLSLFEAQEAADIVQDAADEDVNMIFGTVINPELQDEIVVTVIATGFEDKPSSQARKQGHSGFGASATQTPAKESNFGGSTSVQDKEADTTRSHSTAEDDIPSFIRNREERRSRRTRR
- the pgeF gene encoding peptidoglycan editing factor PgeF, with translation MEAFVQRGHYLSYEPALTQGITLGFTTRHGGVSPYPKDAFNMARYIDDAPENITHHQNVLAEEIGISRQQWVFPIQTHGHTVVEITAADQGKNIHELSDDVLYGVDGMYTFDTDTVLTMCYADCVPIYFYSPKHHFIGLVHAGWRGTVQQIVYELIKQFSYDARDLHVVIGPATSNSYEINDDILSKFKQLPIDVTPMIDTRDDDRHGIDLKHINKQLCMYYGVSESNIYCTEHATSEELDRFFSYRIEKGNTGRMLAFISQSSEGAMNQNVS
- a CDS encoding YggS family pyridoxal phosphate-dependent enzyme — protein: MSVKENFNEIENTLKQHISHDGDGTLPNVIAVTKYVTIERAQEAYDAGLRHFGENRLEGFLEKKAALPDDVTMHFIGSLQSRKVKDVINEIDYLHALDRKSLAKEINKRAEHEIKCFVQVNVSGEASKHGVSLDEVLPFIEMLETYEHIRVVGLMTMAPYTDDEAYLKSIFKQLKHKRDEIQAQHLSHAPCTELSMGMSNDYALATEEGATFVRIGTRLVGKEE
- a CDS encoding cell division protein SepF, which produces MAIKDLFNGFFTIEEEEDTFVEEQEARQQQRKASETAQASKPAHERPRAIQSVPKKQPTRIKTPKNERLHQVPQQSNNQGQGNVVSMNQSQEVEQNGSSKMCLFEPRVFSDTQDIADELKNRRATLVNLQRIDQVSAKRIIDFLSGTVYAIGGDIQRVGADIFLCTPDNVEVAGSITDQIESMETQYE
- a CDS encoding YggT family protein, whose translation is MSVELLQTIVQFILFVVRIYSIGMIIYIFMSWIPGARESIVGQYMAKLYEPYLGIFRRFIPPLGGMLDLSPVVAFIVLNLFSRGIIAIYYFIINQFY
- a CDS encoding RNA-binding protein, translated to MDIYQHFRVEERPIIDNLLDKVRTASQQYAPVLTYFLDPRSQYILEVIVGSFPEMNVHFNGGQNAERCRAVIAPDYYVPQEADFELTVIEVDYPEKFVTLEHRHILGTIMSLGIEREQVGDIIVGDRIQFVLTNQLESYIMMELRKIKGATVKLHIVSLQDMVQSKAYWQTVDATVSALRLDVVLKEMIHKSRSIAKELIQRKRVKVNHTVIEAVDYQLEQGDLLSIQGFGRARITAVGDRTKKDKLRITYQTLFK
- a CDS encoding DivIVA domain-containing protein — translated: MAYTPSEIKNKSFTRIKNGFEPTEVESYLSELSREIERLKEDKKQLEQFLAERDSHIQSFKEVEKSVGEALVSAQRAADETKAAAQKEQEAIIAKAQAEGDRIVNDSLEKARRISFQTEDMKRQSKVFRSRFKMLVEAQLDLLKNDDWDYLLNYDLDAQQVTEENFAHLSEQDITEADKEKSSESKEQKEQKEQKETDKQEK
- the ileS gene encoding isoleucine--tRNA ligase — its product is MEYKDTLLMPKTKFPMRGGLPNKEPQIQEKWREQDLYNKLLAKNEGKPHFILHDGPPYANGNLHMGHALNKILKDFIVRYKTMQGFYTPYVPGWDTHGLPIEQALTKKGVKRKEMSTAEFRKMCEAFAMEQIENQKADFRRLGVNGDFDNPYITLKPEYEAAQIRVFGEMADRGLIYKGKKPVYWSPSSESSLAEAEIEYHDKQSASIYVAFDIKDAKGVVDEDAKFIIWTTTPWTLPANVAISVHPELTYVQMNVEGTKYIVAEALLDEVAEQLGWDKETIVREKEVKGSELEYVEAQHPFIDRVSLVINGEHVTTDAGTGCVHTAPGHGEDDYIVGQKYDLEVISPVDAKGVFTEEAGQFEGMFYDKANKAITELLTEKGSLLKLDFITHSYPHDWRTKKPVIFRATPQWFASISKVRQDILDAIDQTKFKVDWGKTRIYNMIRDRGEWVISRQRVWGVPLPVFYAENGDIIMTKETVYHVADLFEEHGSNIWFEREAKDLLPEGFTHPGSPNGIFTKEEDIMDVWFDSGSSHRGVLETRPELSFPADMYLEGSDQYRGWFNSSITTSVATRNVSPYKMLLSHGFVMDGEGKKMSKSLGNVIVPDTVVKQKGADIARLWVSSVDYLADVRISEEILKQVADVYRKIRNTLRFLLGNVSDYNPETDKVAESDLLEVDRYILNRLREFTNSTLEHFDNYDYLDIYQEIQNFINVELSNFYLDYGKDILYIEAQSAHKRRSMQTVLYEILVNMTKLLAPIIPHTADEVWSHIEQETVESVHLTDMPKAEEVDQALLDKWSQFMALRDDVNRALEAARNEKVIGKSLEAKVRIGNSESFDTVEFLKDFSDLNQLFIVSQVEVVDAPTGQAYQHATVEIAKADGEKCERCWNYSDSLGTVGELTNLCPRCQQVVKTLG